The proteins below come from a single Hemitrygon akajei chromosome 2, sHemAka1.3, whole genome shotgun sequence genomic window:
- the LOC140720168 gene encoding zinc-binding protein A33-like: MASKGQVESWTEEVICPICLDFFTDPVILECGHNFCRSCINRCWEKEERNSCPECREEIADRTLKVNRALANLSEKARKLNLNPKEKESKLYCEEHEEELKLFCENDKKLLCVICRDTREHREHRFLPIKEAVEVYRDRVKSALDSLTEKKSKFEEMERQQKEKISGVREQSHSVQSHITSQFAELRRIISEKEQHTLRDLREEEERILNPMEKNLREIQENLNSIYEEITKLQEQMEQQENVMFLMEEVRRKRRISDDVGELSVTDGALPDERFYHPYLLNTALRETLDAINQVSVTLDVETANPWLEVSEDRKSVSRTGTRRNLPDTGKRFTGWVAVLGSEGFTSGRHYWEVEVTGNRWWDLGVAAESVDRKGGVTVSPETGFWIIGRRDDVMRVFTSPESRLPAGPIPGRVGVYLSYESGTVSFYNAETKSHLHTFTGNKFTEKLYPFFETWNVNEWLRICSGSAPGL, encoded by the exons ctggatttcttcaccgatccggttatactggagtgtggacacaacttctgccgCTCCTGTATCAATCGGTGTTGGGAaaaggaggagagaaactcctgcccggaatgtagagaggagattGCAGACCGCACCCTCAAGgtcaatcgggccttagcaaatctgtctgagaaagcgcgaaaactaaacctgaatccaaaagagaaggaaagtaaactttactgcgaggaacatgaggaagaactgaagctgttttgtgaaaacGACAAGAAACTGCTCTGTGTGATTTGTAGAGATACGCGGGAACACAGGGAGCACCGCTtcctgccgattaaagaagctgttgaaGTATATAGG GACCGGGTTAAATCTGCGTTGGACTCTCTCACAGAAAAGAAATCCAAGTTTGAGGAAATGGAGcggcaacagaaagagaagatttccggagttcgg gaacagtcacacagtgttcagtcccacatcacatcccagtttgctgaactgcgccggaTTATCTCTGAGAAAGAGCAGCACACACTccgagatctcagggaagaagaggagaggattctaaatccaatggagaaaaatcttcgagagattcaagagaatttaaattccATCTACGAGGAAATCACAAAGTTACAGGAACAGATGGAGCAACAAGAAAAtgtgatgtttctcatg GAAGAAGTTCGTCGAAAGAGGAG gattagtgACGATGTCggggaattgtcagtgacagatggagCCCTGCCAGATGAAAGATTctatcacccctatttgttgaacacagcattgagagaaacacttgatgccattaatcaAG tctctgtcaccctggatgtggaaacggcgaatccgtggctcgaggtgtctgaggatcggaagagtgtgagtcggaccgggacccggaggaatctccctgacaccgggaagagattcacaggcTGGGTTGCTGTGCTGGGAtcagagggattcacatcggggagacattactgggaggtggaggtgacggggaatcggtggTGGgatctgggagtcgccgcagagtctgtggacagGAAGGGAGGGGTCACagtgagtccggagaccggattctggatcatcgGGCGGCGTGATGACGTGATGCGGGTTTTCACCTCCCCtgagtcccgtctccctgccggtcccatccccgggagggtgggagtttatctcagttacgagtccggaacagtttcattttacaacgcggagaccaagtcccatctccacaccttcaccgggaataaattcacggagaaactttatcctttcttcgagACTTGGAATGTAAacgagtggctgagaatctgctccggttccgctccgggtctgtaa